From Coffea arabica cultivar ET-39 chromosome 10e, Coffea Arabica ET-39 HiFi, whole genome shotgun sequence, one genomic window encodes:
- the LOC113712417 gene encoding germin-like protein subfamily 1 member 7 — translation MKMAAAGFVAILAICLALAPSFSYAYDDAPLQDFCVAVPDASAAVFVNGKICKNPKQVTSDDFVGTGFNIPVDTNNSLGSAFKLVDVNVVPGLNTLGLSLLRVDFAPGGVIPPHTHPRATEAVVVIEGTIYAGFVTSNPADNTKNRLYAKILKPGDIFVFPIGLVHFLRNVGKTKAMGIVAFNSQNPGTITIANAVFGTEPLISPEVLTKSFQLDKKVIESLQSKF, via the exons ATGAAGATGGCAGCCGCTGGCTTCGTTGCGATTCTTGCCATTTGTTTGGCTTTAGCACCTTCATTTTCCTATGCTTACGATGACGCTCCTTTACAGGATTTCTGCGTTGCTGTGCCTGATGCATCTGCAGCTG TGTTCGTGAATGGAAAGATCTGCAAGAACCCAAAACAGGTAACTAGTGACGACTTCGTCGGAACGGGCTTTAATATTCCTGTAGACACCAACAACTCTCTTGGATCTGCATTTAAGCTGGTTGACGTTAACGTAGTACCCGGCCTTAACACTCTCGGTCTCAGTCTACTTCGTGTAGACTTTGCACCAGGTGGTGTCATACCTCCTCACACGCATCCTCGTGCTACTGAGGCCGTCGTAGTAATCGAGGGTACCATCTATGCTGGTTTTGTCACCTCCAATCCAGCTGATAACACGAAAAATAGGTTATATGCTAAGATTTTGAAACCAGGAGACATCTTCGTCTTCCCAATTGGCCtagttcattttctaagaaatgtGGGGAAAACAAAGGCGATGGGGATTGTGGCTTTCAATAGCCAAAACCCTGGTACCATCACAATTGCAAATGCAGTTTTCGGGACAGAGCCACTTATTTCTCCTGAAGTTCTTACTAAATCATTTCAGCTGGACAAGAAGGTGATCGAGTCCCTCCAGTCAAAGTTCTAG